One window of the Rhodohalobacter sp. SW132 genome contains the following:
- a CDS encoding Fic family protein, translated as MKYHTPESEDEILPNKLGLEDPGKIAEEEYRGFLRAEIKFESELDHINQFNWKFISSIHKTAFSHLYKFAGELRQVNLSKGGFMFPAARFLPAAVEEFEKEFLKPLPDSFENYEELIELAAPLHAELLFIHPFRDGNGRTARLFGDLIALKRGFERFNFEMISEKSMPEYIAAVQAAADKNYEPMTRLFRSLKK; from the coding sequence ATGAAATACCACACACCTGAATCTGAAGATGAAATACTGCCGAATAAGCTCGGATTAGAAGATCCCGGGAAAATCGCCGAAGAAGAATACCGGGGATTTCTTAGAGCTGAAATCAAGTTCGAATCGGAACTGGATCATATAAACCAATTTAACTGGAAGTTTATTTCATCTATTCACAAAACAGCATTCAGTCATTTATATAAATTTGCAGGAGAGTTGCGACAAGTTAATTTGTCCAAAGGTGGATTCATGTTCCCCGCTGCCAGATTTCTACCTGCTGCCGTCGAGGAATTTGAAAAAGAGTTCCTGAAGCCACTACCAGATTCATTTGAAAATTATGAAGAACTAATTGAACTCGCTGCGCCACTTCATGCTGAACTACTTTTCATTCACCCGTTTCGAGATGGGAATGGACGTACAGCGAGACTTTTTGGAGATCTTATAGCTTTAAAGAGGGGATTTGAGCGATTCAATTTTGAAATGATTTCCGAGAAAAGTATGCCGGAATATATTGCAGCGGTTCAGGCAGCAGCAGATAAAAACTATGAACCGATGACCAGGCTATTCAGGAGTTTGAAGAAGTAG